The Treponema pectinovorum genome includes a window with the following:
- a CDS encoding DNA repair helicase XPB produces the protein MQFDNPLIVQSDRTLLLDVHAPRAQECRNALIPFAELERSPEHLHTYRLTALSLWNASGAGFTPEKAISILKEFARYDVPQSVEVWIKETAGKFGKLRLVQGPKVKIQSELNVAEDADEKSDGKCKIESEELKSKKTNDEKNLYEEYLYLVTENSLVYREIGASYVGKKFLTPCIYDESAQNLAENCVKVSEAEKKNCFMLNLTDRGTVKQELLRLGWPVKDDIPLREGEFLQVNLRENTKSGKPFNVRTYQKEAAQALVGDKGAGTGFGTIVLPCGAGKTIVGMCVMDLLKTSTLIITTNISAVHQWISELLDKTDLTQDLIAEYSGENKTIKPVTVATYQILTWRPYKEGPYPHFSIFRERNWGLIIYDEVHMLPAPVFRVTAEIQAIRRVGLTATLVREDGLEGSVFSLVGPKRYDVPWKDLESSGWIASAECIEIRLDLSEEKELEYAVCEPRKKHRIASENPKKLKIVETLVKENPEDKILIIGQYLEQLNEISKMLACPIITGKTPTEERDKIYSDFRNGTIRILVVSKVANFAIDLPDASMAIQVSGTFGSRQEEAQRLGRILRPKERKSRFFTLITRNTVEEDFGSNRQKFLAEQGYAYRVVRNSDSNELALN, from the coding sequence ATGCAATTTGATAACCCGTTAATTGTTCAAAGCGACCGCACTCTTTTGCTTGATGTGCATGCTCCGCGTGCCCAGGAATGTCGCAATGCGCTAATTCCATTTGCAGAACTTGAGCGTTCGCCTGAACATTTGCACACATATAGATTGACGGCTCTTTCTCTTTGGAATGCTTCTGGCGCAGGTTTTACTCCTGAAAAAGCGATTAGCATTTTGAAGGAATTTGCACGCTACGATGTTCCTCAATCGGTTGAAGTTTGGATTAAAGAAACGGCAGGCAAGTTTGGAAAGTTGCGTCTTGTTCAAGGGCCAAAAGTTAAAATTCAGTCTGAATTGAATGTAGCCGAGGATGCTGATGAAAAATCTGATGGAAAATGTAAAATCGAAAGCGAAGAATTAAAATCAAAAAAAACGAACGATGAAAAAAATCTTTACGAAGAATACTTATATCTTGTTACAGAAAACTCTCTCGTCTATCGCGAAATAGGAGCGAGTTACGTTGGCAAAAAATTCTTAACTCCGTGCATTTATGACGAAAGCGCGCAAAACCTTGCTGAAAATTGCGTAAAAGTGAGCGAAGCAGAAAAGAAAAACTGTTTTATGCTAAATCTTACCGACAGAGGAACTGTAAAGCAGGAACTTTTGCGTTTGGGCTGGCCTGTAAAAGATGATATTCCGCTTAGGGAAGGCGAATTTTTACAAGTAAATTTGAGAGAGAATACAAAATCTGGCAAACCTTTCAATGTCCGCACATATCAAAAAGAAGCTGCGCAGGCTTTGGTTGGCGATAAAGGAGCTGGCACAGGTTTTGGAACGATTGTTCTGCCTTGTGGAGCTGGAAAAACGATTGTTGGTATGTGCGTTATGGATTTGCTTAAGACGAGTACGCTCATCATCACGACAAATATATCTGCGGTTCACCAGTGGATTAGCGAACTTTTGGATAAGACGGATTTAACTCAAGATTTAATTGCCGAATACTCTGGCGAAAACAAAACTATAAAACCTGTAACTGTGGCAACTTATCAAATACTCACTTGGCGACCATACAAAGAAGGTCCTTATCCTCATTTTTCTATTTTTAGAGAAAGAAATTGGGGACTCATAATTTATGACGAAGTCCACATGCTTCCAGCGCCCGTATTCAGAGTAACTGCGGAAATTCAGGCAATACGCCGTGTTGGACTTACTGCAACTTTGGTTAGAGAAGACGGTTTGGAAGGCAGCGTATTCAGTTTGGTGGGACCTAAACGCTATGATGTTCCGTGGAAGGATTTAGAATCTTCTGGCTGGATTGCAAGTGCCGAATGCATAGAAATTCGCCTTGATTTGAGCGAAGAAAAAGAACTTGAATATGCGGTTTGCGAGCCTAGAAAAAAGCACCGAATTGCAAGCGAAAATCCTAAAAAATTAAAAATTGTCGAAACTCTGGTGAAAGAAAATCCGGAAGATAAAATCCTGATAATCGGGCAATACCTTGAGCAGCTCAACGAAATTTCGAAGATGCTAGCTTGTCCTATAATTACAGGAAAAACGCCAACAGAAGAACGCGATAAGATATATTCTGATTTTAGAAATGGAACGATAAGGATTTTGGTTGTTTCAAAGGTTGCAAATTTTGCAATCGATTTGCCAGATGCGAGCATGGCGATTCAGGTGAGTGGCACTTTTGGAAGCAGGCAGGAAGAAGCTCAGCGATTGGGTAGGATTTTGCGTCCAAAAGAAAGAAAAAGCAGATTTTTTACACTGATAACGCGCAACACCGTCGAAGAAGATTTTGGCTCTAATCGTCAAAAATTTTTGGCAGAACAGGGTTATGCGTATAGAGTTGTTAGAAACAGCGATTCAAATGAACTTGCATTAAACTAA
- a CDS encoding helicase-associated domain-containing protein codes for MINVDPKVQRIIDWRESFITLPDNHFFELIRMYLGEIHSPFNKQKLVEQLGAFLRKEENRKTIVNLLSESDILILAAVHYIKEANAEKLAQFFSGTINFAKLYERLLNLEERLLIYRHGDKNMRKTIISLNPMLEDEVLPLLSKKILLPLPVLESRNEIKSFSLTPEKLAAFVNFVAINPTLSKSDGNLKKKDAEKIEEIFGTNAVTFFQTLLRSFINLSLVKENSNSLKVDFLRLLGFSTLESDIQYAYLCVSSVGILSRSLLVARAKLLLETIASIPATGFTKMSVLRTAFLLYQNSTLSDSYPSISGGRFSAILARSQDLSFAKNTFENTQEIDSQNSSKEENPCAIMESLLNCAVEFGLLEEYGTDENGEKVYVKGSALLYKKQKSNEAQKVLNIDAGFNVTVFPGLCFEELVPLMNFMDLKQFDTAAVFEITRKSVMRAFDLGTKVEEIYSLLQKYCAYSIPENLKISLEDWSNSYSSANLYKGYILQVDEKASVIVQNNPTIAPRIFKTISPGTFLLDIQTDEEADSLIKESGLDFIGSIQTAKKQVTGSVFPSFEVSKSVGSALLGGGTAQLSSSALETDGEESYGIPTTDEQRKQHFDMLRGLLEKMAITPEQREGLLLRINRKIILTAQQLNADSVKLEQIEANGMDYQGKVHVAESAITQNMMLEIEYEEKTAKGGVTVIVGTPLSVDKNQIDSTVKMIVEPEHEEKSFSLGQARNVKRIRGSVLR; via the coding sequence ATGATAAATGTAGATCCTAAAGTTCAAAGGATAATCGATTGGCGCGAAAGTTTTATAACTTTGCCAGATAATCATTTTTTTGAGCTTATAAGAATGTATCTTGGAGAAATTCATTCTCCTTTTAATAAACAAAAATTGGTTGAACAACTCGGAGCGTTTTTGCGAAAAGAAGAAAATCGAAAAACGATTGTAAATCTTTTAAGCGAAAGCGACATACTTATTTTGGCGGCTGTTCATTATATTAAAGAAGCAAATGCAGAAAAACTCGCTCAGTTTTTTTCTGGAACAATAAACTTTGCAAAACTTTACGAAAGGCTTTTAAATCTCGAAGAGCGCCTCTTAATTTATCGCCACGGCGACAAAAATATGCGAAAAACAATAATCAGTTTAAATCCAATGCTGGAAGATGAAGTTTTGCCACTTTTGAGCAAGAAGATTTTGCTTCCGCTTCCAGTATTAGAAAGCAGAAATGAGATTAAATCTTTTTCTCTTACGCCAGAAAAACTTGCAGCCTTTGTAAATTTTGTCGCAATAAATCCCACTTTGAGCAAGTCGGATGGAAATTTAAAAAAGAAAGATGCGGAAAAAATTGAAGAAATTTTTGGTACAAATGCTGTAACGTTCTTTCAAACTCTTTTGCGTTCGTTTATAAATCTTTCGCTTGTAAAAGAAAATTCAAATTCATTAAAAGTAGACTTTTTGAGACTTTTAGGATTTTCGACCCTAGAAAGCGACATTCAATACGCGTATCTTTGCGTATCTTCAGTTGGTATATTGAGTCGCTCACTTCTTGTAGCTAGAGCAAAACTTTTGTTGGAAACCATTGCATCGATTCCTGCGACAGGCTTTACAAAAATGAGCGTTTTAAGAACAGCGTTTCTCTTGTATCAAAATTCAACACTAAGCGATTCTTATCCTTCAATTTCTGGTGGAAGATTTTCTGCAATACTTGCTCGTTCGCAAGATTTGTCTTTTGCAAAAAATACTTTCGAAAACACGCAAGAAATAGATTCTCAAAATTCTTCAAAGGAAGAAAATCCCTGTGCCATTATGGAAAGCCTGCTTAACTGTGCGGTTGAATTTGGACTTTTGGAAGAATATGGAACGGACGAAAATGGCGAAAAAGTCTATGTAAAAGGTTCAGCACTCTTATATAAAAAGCAAAAATCAAACGAAGCACAAAAAGTTCTGAATATAGACGCTGGTTTTAACGTAACGGTTTTTCCGGGGCTTTGTTTTGAAGAACTCGTTCCATTGATGAATTTTATGGATTTAAAACAGTTTGATACTGCAGCCGTTTTTGAAATAACAAGAAAATCGGTGATGAGGGCGTTTGACTTAGGCACAAAGGTCGAAGAAATTTATTCGCTGTTGCAAAAATATTGTGCGTATTCTATTCCCGAAAATTTAAAGATAAGCCTCGAAGATTGGAGCAATTCATATTCTTCAGCAAATTTGTACAAAGGATATATTTTACAAGTTGATGAAAAAGCTTCCGTAATTGTGCAGAATAATCCAACGATTGCGCCGCGAATTTTTAAAACGATTTCTCCGGGAACTTTTCTCTTAGATATTCAAACTGATGAAGAAGCAGATTCTCTTATAAAAGAAAGCGGACTGGATTTTATAGGCAGCATTCAGACAGCAAAAAAACAAGTTACTGGTTCTGTTTTTCCAAGTTTTGAAGTTAGTAAGTCGGTTGGAAGCGCGCTTTTGGGCGGCGGCACAGCGCAACTTTCAAGTTCTGCCTTGGAAACTGATGGCGAAGAATCCTATGGAATTCCTACAACGGATGAACAGCGAAAACAACATTTTGACATGCTTCGCGGACTTTTAGAGAAGATGGCTATAACTCCAGAGCAGCGCGAGGGACTTTTGCTACGCATAAACCGCAAGATAATATTGACTGCGCAACAATTAAATGCGGACAGCGTAAAACTTGAACAGATAGAAGCGAATGGCATGGACTATCAGGGCAAGGTTCATGTTGCAGAAAGTGCAATAACTCAAAATATGATGCTGGAAATTGAATACGAAGAAAAAACTGCAAAGGGTGGCGTAACGGTAATAGTTGGAACTCCGCTCAGCGTAGATAAAAATCAAATAGATAGCACCGTAAAAATGATTGTCGAGCCAGAACACGAAGAAAAATCATTTTCGTTAGGACAAGCACGAAACGTTAAGCGAATCCGCGGTTCTGTTTTGAGGTAG
- a CDS encoding ABC transporter permease gives MVSGILIEGLIYGIMVLGVFMTFRILNFCDMTVDGSFPMGACILAACVTSSIHPAVALVLAFFGGICAGAVTTLVYTKLKVPDLLAGILVMTMLYSINLRIMSNHANISLLRSSTIFKSLATLFPFAGEWSAVIFMAIFTAIITVLLNLFFITDFGLTMGALGSNPQMVISQGVDPRSVRAVGICFGDGLAALSGAMFAMYQGFADVSSGTGVVVSGLASLMLGEFLIRSNKIGWQTFRVILGSILYRALMYFARRYGSAIGLGPNDLKLITGLLIILCLIISKKNVVAWLKEHLTTQR, from the coding sequence ATGGTATCAGGAATTTTAATAGAAGGCCTTATATACGGAATAATGGTTTTGGGTGTTTTTATGACATTCAGAATTTTAAATTTCTGCGATATGACGGTGGATGGCTCTTTTCCAATGGGCGCTTGTATTTTGGCAGCCTGTGTAACAAGCAGCATTCATCCTGCTGTAGCACTGGTATTGGCTTTTTTTGGCGGGATTTGTGCTGGAGCGGTTACAACTTTGGTCTATACAAAATTAAAAGTGCCAGATTTGCTTGCAGGAATTCTTGTTATGACAATGCTCTATTCAATAAATCTTCGCATAATGTCTAATCACGCAAATATTTCGCTCCTGCGTTCTTCGACAATTTTTAAAAGCCTTGCAACTTTATTTCCGTTTGCCGGTGAATGGTCGGCAGTAATTTTTATGGCGATATTCACCGCAATAATCACCGTTCTTTTAAATCTTTTTTTTATAACGGATTTTGGTCTTACGATGGGAGCTTTGGGTTCAAATCCGCAGATGGTAATAAGCCAAGGTGTAGACCCTCGCAGCGTGCGCGCAGTTGGAATCTGTTTTGGAGATGGTCTTGCAGCTTTGAGCGGAGCGATGTTTGCTATGTATCAGGGATTTGCGGATGTTAGCAGTGGAACTGGAGTTGTAGTTTCTGGATTGGCGTCTTTGATGCTTGGCGAGTTTCTAATCCGTTCAAATAAAATAGGATGGCAGACATTCCGTGTAATTTTGGGTTCAATTTTGTACAGAGCGCTGATGTATTTTGCAAGGCGATACGGAAGTGCGATTGGACTTGGTCCAAACGATTTAAAACTTATAACAGGTTTATTGATAATATTGTGTTTGATAATTTCCAAAAAAAATGTGGTTGCATGGTTAAAAGAGCATCTTACGACACAGCGATGA
- a CDS encoding polysaccharide lyase family 7 protein, with protein sequence MVKRASYDTAMKKAIFIFALVFGTLLFSCATNSTENSAAGKSGQNVETAYCSKEELAARQSAVKLLENADEWFFQYPSGTENRGMLSAHLAKEHNYKSKYLSLFTSPKDAQGNTIEYMRFSLDASDKGKSKNGSSVRAELRNMREWKLVGKASLQYKFFVKSTNLKTARFTVGQFLQQCTQKDSPLCRIEADCGELKAVVVNYLSDGKTKADSKTWKYDLGKIEQGEEIQIKIDLDGKTLQIYRDNEKKVEHIFAAGVSATQKNYFKAGIYYQNKDSPKIFTEVFMRDLKVQTSL encoded by the coding sequence ATGGTTAAAAGAGCATCTTACGACACAGCGATGAAAAAAGCGATTTTTATATTTGCACTTGTTTTTGGAACATTGCTATTTTCCTGCGCAACGAATTCAACGGAAAATTCTGCCGCTGGAAAAAGTGGACAAAATGTAGAAACCGCTTATTGTTCAAAAGAAGAACTTGCTGCAAGGCAAAGTGCGGTTAAACTTTTAGAAAATGCAGACGAGTGGTTTTTTCAATATCCAAGTGGAACGGAAAACAGAGGAATGCTTTCTGCTCACTTAGCCAAAGAGCATAATTATAAATCGAAATATCTTTCACTATTTACAAGCCCAAAAGATGCACAAGGAAACACGATTGAATATATGCGTTTTTCTCTCGACGCAAGCGACAAAGGAAAATCAAAAAACGGCTCTTCCGTGCGTGCAGAACTTAGAAATATGCGCGAATGGAAATTAGTTGGCAAAGCAAGTCTTCAATACAAATTTTTTGTAAAGAGCACAAACCTCAAAACAGCAAGATTTACAGTCGGGCAATTTTTGCAACAATGCACACAAAAAGATTCTCCACTTTGCAGGATAGAAGCAGATTGCGGAGAATTAAAAGCTGTAGTCGTAAATTATTTGAGCGACGGAAAAACGAAAGCAGACAGCAAAACTTGGAAATACGATTTGGGCAAAATCGAGCAGGGCGAAGAAATCCAAATAAAAATCGACCTAGACGGAAAAACTTTGCAAATTTACCGCGACAACGAAAAAAAAGTTGAACACATCTTTGCGGCCGGCGTAAGTGCCACTCAAAAAAACTATTTTAAGGCTGGAATTTACTATCAAAATAAGGACTCGCCAAAGATATTCACAGAAGTTTTTATGCGAGATTTAAAAGTTCAAACTTCATTATAA
- a CDS encoding type II toxin-antitoxin system RelB/DinJ family antitoxin has protein sequence MATAVLQTRVDSKMKQEAEKLFNSLGLDVTTAIRLFLKQSINQQKIPFEIVPPQSNFTDETLSAIEEARKISRDPNIKAYSSAKELLEDC, from the coding sequence ATGGCTACAGCAGTATTACAAACAAGGGTGGATTCAAAAATGAAGCAGGAAGCGGAAAAGCTTTTTAATTCGCTTGGACTCGATGTTACTACTGCAATAAGATTGTTTTTAAAACAGTCAATAAATCAGCAGAAAATCCCATTTGAAATAGTTCCGCCTCAGTCAAATTTTACAGATGAAACTCTTTCGGCAATAGAAGAAGCGAGAAAAATCAGTCGCGACCCAAATATAAAAGCTTATTCAAGTGCAAAAGAACTCCTTGAAGATTGCTGA
- a CDS encoding type II toxin-antitoxin system YafQ family toxin — translation MVYALKKTSQFKASLKLAKKRGLDILLLEEVVEKLRTDQPLEEKYHNHELKGTFKGIWECHIQPDWLLLYLKDSEVLVLTLVNTGTHSDIFKK, via the coding sequence ATGGTTTACGCGTTAAAGAAAACTTCGCAGTTTAAGGCAAGTCTCAAATTGGCTAAAAAACGAGGGCTTGATATTTTGCTTTTGGAAGAGGTTGTAGAAAAATTAAGAACAGACCAGCCTCTTGAAGAAAAATACCATAACCATGAACTAAAAGGAACATTTAAAGGAATTTGGGAATGCCACATACAGCCAGACTGGTTGCTTTTGTATTTAAAAGATAGTGAGGTTTTAGTTTTAACTTTAGTCAACACAGGAACTCACAGCGATATATTTAAAAAATAG
- a CDS encoding ABC transporter ATP-binding protein, translating into MLELKNIGITFNAHSPDENKALSDINLKINKGDFITVIGSNGAGKSTLYNIIAGTLKPTSGKILLQGQEDSSFKDITFEPEFKRARYIGRIFQNPLLGTAGKMKLEDNMVICSKKGSKKLQISLNNNLRQIFKTQLKELNMGLENRLNDNVDQFSGGQRQALTLLMAVMSHPDILLLDEHTAALDPANAEIVMQLTRKFTQELALTTMMVTHNMQHAMDYGNRLIMMHKGNIIFDISGDEKKNLTMDSLIEKFKQIRISNDNLILQ; encoded by the coding sequence ATGCTTGAACTAAAAAATATCGGTATAACTTTTAATGCTCACTCGCCTGACGAAAATAAAGCTTTGTCGGACATAAACTTAAAAATTAACAAGGGTGATTTTATAACTGTTATTGGCTCTAACGGGGCGGGAAAATCAACCCTTTATAATATAATCGCAGGAACTCTAAAGCCAACTTCGGGTAAAATTCTTTTACAAGGGCAAGAAGATTCTTCTTTTAAAGACATAACTTTTGAACCTGAATTTAAACGCGCTCGCTATATCGGGCGAATTTTTCAAAATCCGCTTTTGGGAACTGCTGGCAAAATGAAACTCGAAGATAATATGGTAATTTGCAGCAAAAAAGGTTCAAAAAAACTTCAAATTTCGCTAAACAATAATCTACGGCAGATATTCAAAACTCAGTTAAAAGAATTGAATATGGGGCTGGAAAACCGCTTGAACGACAATGTTGACCAGTTTTCTGGTGGGCAAAGGCAGGCTTTAACTTTGTTGATGGCAGTTATGAGCCACCCAGACATCCTTTTGCTCGACGAACACACCGCAGCGCTTGACCCTGCAAATGCCGAAATCGTAATGCAGTTGACCCGAAAGTTTACTCAGGAATTGGCTCTTACAACCATGATGGTAACTCACAACATGCAGCACGCTATGGATTATGGAAATCGCCTGATAATGATGCACAAGGGAAATATTATTTTTGATATAAGCGGAGACGAAAAGAAAAACTTGACGATGGATTCTCTAATCGAAAAGTTTAAGCAGATTCGCATTTCAAACGACAATTTAATTTTGCAATAA
- a CDS encoding ABC transporter substrate-binding protein produces the protein MKLSKIFITGAALIALFGFVSCSKKNASEKKVKIGIAKIVQHVALDSIEQGIIDYLNENGVNAQYDLQNANGDANTASQIALKYKDEGVDVAVGIATPVALALANTIKDIPVVFGTITDPLGAGLVTTLEHGEGNVTGMSDAIPVEQHLAMFKEIAGIKTLGYIYTSSEANSVSSLKLVKSACDKLGLNLVTQSITNSSEVKQAAETIVSRVDGIYLTTDNTVFSALSSLVQVFEGAKKPIFSADVTGAKEGGCLIAFGFNYYKAGRATGEIVLKILNGAKPSEIPVRFMTEPSDSDLLFDLDAAKNCGITIPQKYLSAANMIFETGVLSSIKK, from the coding sequence ATGAAATTATCTAAAATTTTTATTACAGGTGCGGCTTTGATTGCACTTTTTGGTTTTGTTTCTTGTTCTAAAAAGAACGCTTCAGAAAAAAAAGTAAAGATTGGAATCGCAAAAATCGTGCAGCATGTCGCTTTGGATTCCATAGAACAGGGAATAATTGACTACCTGAACGAAAATGGCGTTAATGCTCAATACGATTTGCAAAATGCTAATGGAGACGCAAACACTGCTTCTCAAATCGCTTTAAAGTACAAAGACGAAGGTGTAGATGTTGCTGTTGGCATTGCAACTCCAGTTGCTTTAGCGCTTGCAAATACAATCAAAGACATTCCAGTTGTTTTTGGAACTATAACGGATCCTCTTGGGGCAGGTCTTGTTACAACTCTTGAGCATGGCGAAGGAAACGTTACTGGCATGAGCGACGCAATTCCTGTTGAACAGCACCTTGCAATGTTTAAAGAAATTGCAGGAATAAAAACTTTGGGTTATATCTACACTTCAAGCGAAGCGAATTCCGTTTCTTCACTTAAACTTGTAAAATCTGCCTGCGACAAACTTGGCCTAAACCTCGTAACTCAATCTATTACCAATTCTAGCGAAGTAAAACAGGCTGCCGAAACCATTGTTTCTCGCGTAGATGGAATTTATCTCACCACTGACAACACCGTTTTTAGTGCACTTTCCAGTCTTGTGCAGGTTTTTGAAGGAGCAAAAAAGCCTATTTTTTCCGCTGATGTTACAGGAGCAAAGGAAGGTGGTTGTTTGATTGCCTTTGGTTTTAACTATTACAAAGCAGGAAGAGCAACTGGAGAAATAGTATTGAAAATCTTGAATGGTGCAAAACCTTCAGAAATTCCAGTTAGATTTATGACAGAACCAAGCGATTCTGATCTTCTTTTTGATTTAGACGCTGCAAAAAACTGCGGAATTACGATTCCACAAAAATATCTTTCTGCTGCAAATATGATTTTTGAAACTGGAGTTTTAAGTTCTATTAAAAAATAG